Genomic DNA from Providencia sp. PROV188:
ATTTTGGCTTAGCGCCTTATCAATTGAAAGATTTGGAAGGCGGCACCCCAGATGAAAACCGTTTTCTGCTGACGCAATTATTACAAGGTCATGGTCAAGCGGCTCATGAGGCGGCTGTCGCCGCAAACGTCGCCATGTTGTTACGTATTAATGGTTACGAAGATTTAAAAGAAAACAGCGAGCACGCACTCAATATTATTCGTAGCGGCAAAGCATTTGACCGCGTTCTGGCACTAGCTGCAAGGGAGCACTAAGATGAAAGGCACGGTATTACAAAAGATTGTAGATGATAAATTTGCCTATTTAGCGGAGCGCAAACAACGTCAACCGCTGGCAAGTTTTCAATCTGAAGTGCAACCTGCGCAACGAAATTTTTACTCAGCTCTACAAGCGAAGCGCCCAGTATTTATTTTAGAGTGCAAAAAAGCCTCTCCATCGAAGGGGCTTATCCGTGAAGATTTCGACCCCGCGGTGATTGCGGGCATGTATGCCCCTTATGCTTCTGCAATTTCAGTCTTGACTGACGAAAAATATTTCCAAGGTAAGATGGATTACCTGACGATTGTTAGCAACACAGTGAAACAACCTGTTCTGTGCAAAGATTTTATCGTTGATCCTTATCAGATTTACCTTGCTCGCTATTACCAAGCGGATGCTATTTTACTCATGCTGTCCGTATTGAATGATGAACAATATCTTGCCCTTGCCGATGTAGCACACCAACTGAACATGGGCGTTCTCACTGAGGTAAGCAACGATGAAGAACTGGAACGTGCGATAACATTGAAAGCTAAAGTGGTTGGGATCAACAACCGCGACCTACGCGATATGTCTATCGATTTAAATAGTACGCGTCAACTCGCGCCGCGTTTACCGGCAGGAACCGTGGTGATCAGCGAGTCAGGTATTCTTCAACATCAACATATTCAAAGCCTTGCGGATGTCGCTAACGGCTTCCTAATTGGTAGCGCCTTGATGGAGCAAGAGGACTTACCAAAAGCACTGCGTAACCTGCTGATTGGTGAGCATAAAGTGTGTGGCTTAACCCGTGAGCAAGATGCTAAAGCCGCATTTGCTGCAGGCGCCAATTTTGGTGGACTGATTTTTGCTGAAAAATCCCCTCGTAAAGTGACGCTGTCACAAGCAAAGCAGATTATTCATGCTGCACCACTTAGATTTGTGGGGGTTTTCCATAATCAATCCGCGGATTTTGTGGCGCATATTGCCCAACAATTGGCGTTACATGCGGTTCAGCTCCACGGTGATGAAGATAATACCTACATGGCACAATTACGTGAAATGCTGCCAGCACATTGCCATATTTGGAAAGCGCTGAATATGGCTGATAGTCAAATCGCCGATTATGACCCTACGTTAATTGATTTGCTGCTATTAGATAACGGCGCTGGCGGTACAGGAAAAACCTTTGATTGGTCATCAATACCAACAAATAGCGGTCACAAGCTAATGGTGGCTGGTGGGCTTACCCTTGAAAACTGCCAACAAGCCGCGCAACTCGTCTGCAATGGGCTTGATTTTAACTCTGGCATTGAAATCGAACCGGGTATTAAATCCGAACAAAAATTAAACCAAGTCTTTGATGCATTGAAATCAGCCCGCATGGCGATTTAGCTCAAAGCCATATTAATCATACTGAACATATAAACTTAAAATGGATAATAAATAATGAGCAAATTAGATCCCTATTTCGGTGAGTTTGGTGGGCAATATGTCCCAGAAATTTTGATCCCAGCATTGAACCAGCTAGAAGATGCCTTTATTGACGCACAAAATGATCCTGCGTTCTTAACGGAATTCCATGATCTACTTAAAAATTATGCAGGTCGTCCAACCGCATTAACCCTGTGCCGCAACCTGACGGCGGGTACCAAAACGAAGCTTTATTTAAAGCGCGAAGATTTACTCCACGGTGGCGCGCACAAAACCAACCAGGTGTTGGGTCAAGCATTGCTCGCCAAACGTATGGGTAAAAATGAAATTATCGCTGAAACTGGCGCGGGTCAGCATGGTGTTGCTACCGCCCTTGCTTGCGCCTTATTAAATATGAAGTGCCGCATCTACATGGGTGCAAAAGACGTTGAGCGTCAATCTCCAAACGTGTTTCGTATGAAGCTAATGGGCGCCGAAGTGATCCCTGTACATAGCGGCTCTGCAACCTTAAAAGATGCTTGTAATGAAGCGCTAAGAGACTGGTCTGGCAGTTATGAAACCGCACACTATTTATTAGGGACTGCGGCAGGCCCTCACCCATATCCGACTATTGTACGTGAATTTCAACGCATGATCGGTGATGAAGCAAAACAGCAAATTTTAGATAAAGAAGGTCGCCTACCGGATGCGGTGATCGCCTGTATCGGTGGTGGTTCCAACGCTATCGGTCTGTTCGCTTCGTTTATTCCTGAAGAAAACGTCGGGTTAATTGGTGTTGAGCCTGCCGGTCACGGTATTGAATCAGGGCAACATGGTGCACCGTTAAAACATGGTCGTATTGGGATTTATTTCGGTATGAAATCCCCTATGATGCAAACCTCTGAAGGGCAGATTGAAGAATCTTACTCCATTTCAGCAGGGTTAGATTTCCCATCAGTGGGGCCTCAACATGCGCACTTAAACAGTATTGGTCGTGCTGAATATGTTTCGATTACCGATGATGAAGCGCTAAACGCCTTTAAATTGCTGTCACGCAAAGAAGGGATTATTCCTGCATTAGAGTCATCTCATGCATTAGCGTATGCCCTCAAAATGGCAGAGCAAAATCCAAATAAAGAGCAGTTGTTAATTGTCAATTTATCCGGTCGTGGTGATAAAGACATTTTTACGGTACATGATATTTTGACCAGCAAAGGGGAAATCTAATGACGCGTTATACTCAACTTTTTCAGCGTTTAAACCAACAAAACCAAGGCGCTTTTGTTCCCTTTGTCACGTTAGGTGACCCTGATGCCGAGCTTTCTTTAAAAATTGTCGATGCATTAATTGCAGGAGGTGCGGATGCCTTAGAAATTGGCATCCCCTTCTCTGACCCTTTAGCGGATGGTCCCACAATTCAAAATGCCAATTTACGTGCCTTTAAAAGCGAGATCACACCGACGTTATGCTTCGAGTTATTAGCGCGTATTCGAGCCAAACACCCCGATATGCCGATAGGGTTATTGGTTTATGCTAATTTAGTTTTCACCAATGGGATCGACTATTTTTATCAACGTTGCCAACAAGCTGGCGTAGATTCCGTTTTAGTTGCCGATGTGCCAATGCGTGAATCAAAGCCGTTCCGTGAATCAGCCATCACCCACGGCATCGCCCCAATCTTTATTTGTCCACCAAATGGGGATGACGCACTGCTAAAAGAGATTGGAGAACATAGCCAAGGTTATACGTATTTACTCTCTCGCGCAGGCGTCACTGGTACAGAGCAGCGAGCGCAAATGCCATTAACTCATTTAGTGAGCAAATTAACCCAATATGGCGCAGCACCTGCACTTCAAGGATTTGGTATTTCGGAGCCTGCTCAAGTGACTGAAGCGATTCGTAATGGCGCTGCGGGGGCAATATCGGGTTCTGCTGTGGTAAAAATCATTGAAAATAACCTACAACAACCACAAGAAATGCTCAGTAAATTAACGACGTTTGTGGCAAATATGAAAGCCGCCACACAAAAATAGTACCTTAATTTATTTTCTTCATTGTGTCAGAAAGCCATCAATAATTTGATGGCTTTTTTCATTTCAAATAGCCGTTAATGCATTCAATGGTTTCTGTCAAATTTCCACTTTGCGGATAATATTTAAAATATATTAGGTAAAGTTACTCAGACTAATTTAGTTTAAATATCCATCTTGATATTTAATTATAAAATTAAATTTTCACTCTGATTATTGGCCTTTTTTGATATTGTGAATTTAATGTTAAATAAAATATAAGTGATTTAACATTGAGTTCTCTGCTTATTATATTCTTTATTCTCTAAAAACGAAAAATCCGGGAATAAATTCCCGGATTTCTTTACTGCTTTCTAATCCATTAGCGAGCAAGAATAAACTTGCCGAAGTCCTTAAGAAATTAGAAGCGGTAACCCACACCAAACATAAATACAAATGGGTCTAAACGTGTATCAACTTTAACGCGGTCTTCACCAGCTTTGAATTTAACGTCAGTGTCAATATTCATCCACCAAACAGAGGCGTTTAACATCCAGTTTTCATCAAGCATGTAATCCATACCTGCTTGCGCTGCAAAGCCCCAAGAGCTTGACAGGTCTAGGTCAGACAGACCTGCTTCTTTACCAGTACTATTAAATTTCTCATCAAAGAAGAACGTATAGTTCAGACCTGCACCTAAATAAGGACGCAGTTTATCTTCTTTGCCACCGAAGTAATATTGAGCCATCAGAGTTGGTGGTAAGTGTTTAACTGTTGC
This window encodes:
- the trpCF gene encoding bifunctional indole-3-glycerol-phosphate synthase TrpC/phosphoribosylanthranilate isomerase TrpF, translating into MKGTVLQKIVDDKFAYLAERKQRQPLASFQSEVQPAQRNFYSALQAKRPVFILECKKASPSKGLIREDFDPAVIAGMYAPYASAISVLTDEKYFQGKMDYLTIVSNTVKQPVLCKDFIVDPYQIYLARYYQADAILLMLSVLNDEQYLALADVAHQLNMGVLTEVSNDEELERAITLKAKVVGINNRDLRDMSIDLNSTRQLAPRLPAGTVVISESGILQHQHIQSLADVANGFLIGSALMEQEDLPKALRNLLIGEHKVCGLTREQDAKAAFAAGANFGGLIFAEKSPRKVTLSQAKQIIHAAPLRFVGVFHNQSADFVAHIAQQLALHAVQLHGDEDNTYMAQLREMLPAHCHIWKALNMADSQIADYDPTLIDLLLLDNGAGGTGKTFDWSSIPTNSGHKLMVAGGLTLENCQQAAQLVCNGLDFNSGIEIEPGIKSEQKLNQVFDALKSARMAI
- the trpB gene encoding tryptophan synthase subunit beta, with amino-acid sequence MSKLDPYFGEFGGQYVPEILIPALNQLEDAFIDAQNDPAFLTEFHDLLKNYAGRPTALTLCRNLTAGTKTKLYLKREDLLHGGAHKTNQVLGQALLAKRMGKNEIIAETGAGQHGVATALACALLNMKCRIYMGAKDVERQSPNVFRMKLMGAEVIPVHSGSATLKDACNEALRDWSGSYETAHYLLGTAAGPHPYPTIVREFQRMIGDEAKQQILDKEGRLPDAVIACIGGGSNAIGLFASFIPEENVGLIGVEPAGHGIESGQHGAPLKHGRIGIYFGMKSPMMQTSEGQIEESYSISAGLDFPSVGPQHAHLNSIGRAEYVSITDDEALNAFKLLSRKEGIIPALESSHALAYALKMAEQNPNKEQLLIVNLSGRGDKDIFTVHDILTSKGEI
- the trpA gene encoding tryptophan synthase subunit alpha; amino-acid sequence: MTRYTQLFQRLNQQNQGAFVPFVTLGDPDAELSLKIVDALIAGGADALEIGIPFSDPLADGPTIQNANLRAFKSEITPTLCFELLARIRAKHPDMPIGLLVYANLVFTNGIDYFYQRCQQAGVDSVLVADVPMRESKPFRESAITHGIAPIFICPPNGDDALLKEIGEHSQGYTYLLSRAGVTGTEQRAQMPLTHLVSKLTQYGAAPALQGFGISEPAQVTEAIRNGAAGAISGSAVVKIIENNLQQPQEMLSKLTTFVANMKAATQK
- the ompW gene encoding outer membrane protein OmpW, with translation MKKLTALVLAAATLAPAASFAHEAGDFLFRAGTATVRPNVGGDDVKLGNANLGHFDANNNTQLGLTFGYMITDNIGVELLAATPFEHKVGTGPTGNIATVKHLPPTLMAQYYFGGKEDKLRPYLGAGLNYTFFFDEKFNSTGKEAGLSDLDLSSSWGFAAQAGMDYMLDENWMLNASVWWMNIDTDVKFKAGEDRVKVDTRLDPFVFMFGVGYRF